From the Gossypium hirsutum isolate 1008001.06 chromosome A02, Gossypium_hirsutum_v2.1, whole genome shotgun sequence genome, the window ttgctcatTTTTTGtgtttgcggcgttttttgtccaaatgccactaaaaaagccattaaagccctattttcctgtagtgaaaTTATTTCGCCTGATAGTGTATCTCTTAAGATTCCACGAGTTCTTTAGTTTCAACAACGAgtaggaaaaaagaagaagaggaaaaactCAACTAAGGCTAAAGCTTGTAACATTTATAGGGGAAGAAAATTAGGGGAAGAACGAGTACTGAAAATACTATTGTATGTGAAGAGAAATTGAAGGAGTAACGGGCAGTTAGACCTAATTATGGGTTGGCCACTCGCCCAAGTCCGAAGGTTTGCCCAAAAAATGGAAGGGTATTAACAAAAATATAGGCCCCAAAAAAGAGTTTGAACAAAAAATAAGCACCGTTTTCTAAACAGATTAAGTATTGGGTAGAATCTTTTGGCCCAGACCCCAATCAGCTATTTTGCTATCATGTAGCGATTATATTGccactattttgttgttattgtttagatattgtgtaactcttgttttattgttaattttgatattattttagagacatttgtttactaagttgcaactatcttagtgttatttaagtatttcaactttttttaaatgtattttcaatttgttaagaaacatttattttaacatttttagtgtatttatatattatatttttaaaattatttttatataaaaataatctaaaaaaattaatacggcgAACCAAATCATGcacaaatttaacatttttaatctaaattgagattagataaaaaatttatgttcatacacaatattaatggaaatggagaaaaaatgagaggatttaaaaattatattttaagaatattttatgGGGGTTGAATCTTAAATCGAGTTAtcatagatattttataattgtatTACACTTCATTAACCGACAAAGGTTACGATCATGCCTTATTTGGCCTTGTGTTTAGGTTTTCTACTCATCTTCTTTGTTTTGTTATACGATTGATTTtactttgatttctttttctttttttttttatctcttttgtATGAAACTAACGATTTATttgttgaaaaatgaaattattttcagCATATTACACGTGTGCAAACGATTGGACAAAAACTGGTCAATGATAAATGTCGGAATCCGCACGTTTAAGACAATTGTGAAAAGTAGGAAGCATTTGACTAGGATTGTCTTGCAGATTATTTCAAATTCAACGAAATTGGCTGTAATCTTTTTGGGAATTTTGAACCCACTTTATAATACAAACATTTTTGTCTCATGAATCCGTACATACATTATTGTACTTACATGCTTTTAATCATCATATCATCACAAACCATTCTTTTAATATGAATTAATACGTAATTAAAAAGCacaataaaatataaacttttaaaatagaTATACGGTGTGAGTTATAATAATTGAATGTAAATGGTGGATGAAAAGTCAACATTCATGATATGCATGAAAAATGGAGAAAGACGTGAGCATAAACAAAAGACAACACCTACCTAAAACCTAATTTTGTGTTTCTTGGAAGAAATTGAAACACCCATAATCAAAAGGATAAATATATTGATTCAAGCTTTGTTAATTGcaaaaacattcaattcaatcccctTGATTCTgtaacaataaaaaaagaaacaattaaTTCACTCTTCCAATAACAAATCTCATACTTGATGAATGGGTAAGAAAATCCTTATCATTCTTCCCTTTGAAACGAAGCAACTTTGACCaaaatcctttcttcttcttcccccCATTGTTAATAACTTCATCATCGTTTCTTGCAATAAAAGCAACCGATCTACTCTTCTTCAAGCCATTCGTATCAACGTTTACTGTGAAAGAAGAAGAACCCCATCGGTTTTCAACCGGAGAAAAAGATGACGACGAAGCGATTCTTAAGCTAGAATCTTtatatgaagaagatgaagaacaaAGACGAGATAATCTTTCCCTTAAACATGATGGACAAACCCCTTGATTTTCTTGGTGATCTGGGTGCTTGTTGCATTTATAGCTTGATTTAGAGAACCCCATAAtaatctcttcttttttttttggagtttTTCGACTGTTGATGTCTTTTGGTTTGGTTTGGGTGGATATATATATAGACAACTTAGGGGTGGGAAACAAATTTCCTGTCGGTTTCCCAGAAAGTTCGTTCTATAAAGAAAACAGGGTTGGATTTCAGGTGGGTGAGTTAGGATAACAAATGTTTGTTTTATCGCCGTTGGATCAGTGTGGAGATCGTGTACATTGAAATGTTTGCAGTAGGCCGTGACGTTAGCTTTTACAATCCCCACACGtgcattgagaaaaaaaaaatagaaaaacttaatATTAAAAAACAGCCATATGAAAAACACAGGTGTTG encodes:
- the LOC107952332 gene encoding uncharacterized protein produces the protein MGFSKSSYKCNKHPDHQENQGVCPSCLRERLSRLCSSSSSYKDSSLRIASSSSFSPVENRWGSSSFTVNVDTNGLKKSRSVAFIARNDDEVINNGGKKKKGFWSKLLRFKGKNDKDFLTHSSSMRFVIGRVN